One region of Deinococcus seoulensis genomic DNA includes:
- a CDS encoding amidohydrolase, with translation MTHPLTVIHARTLTLDDTRPEVQAVLVGGGRVLAAGSREDMAALAPGAQVLDHRDLLLTPGLAEAHIHLVTYGFSLSEVPLHGARSVAEVQARVAQRVMNTPPGTWIRGGGFLLSELGLNGYPSAALLDEVSPHHPVLLYSRDLHLSWANSAALRLAGIHDGTPDPEGGRIVRPLGCLLELASDLVARVIPAPSDAQYLAAARAGADDLAARGYVSAHTTAFEPVEAPRALQTLAQRGELPLRVWACLPHDRLGHARALGLSRTPGGLFQWGGVKFFADGALGSRTAWLHAPGFADGSGTGMPLDPPDLIAELGREAIELGLTPVTHAIGDRANTEVLNAYDHLRPHAGARGIRLRVEHAQHLRAEDLPRFRGLTASVQPIHLQADGPMIRDLMPHLEGLSYAFRSLRDAGAVLAFGSDAPVAPPEYRANFAAAITRVDDSGARLAPSEALTELDVLHAHTRGPALAAGWDDEGIIRPGARAAFTLWDRLGGNAQALVL, from the coding sequence ATGACGCACCCGCTGACCGTGATTCACGCCCGGACCCTGACCCTCGACGACACCCGGCCAGAGGTGCAGGCTGTGCTGGTGGGGGGCGGGCGGGTCCTGGCGGCCGGGTCGCGTGAGGACATGGCGGCGCTGGCGCCGGGCGCGCAGGTGCTCGATCACCGGGACCTGCTGCTCACGCCGGGGCTGGCGGAGGCGCACATTCATCTGGTCACGTACGGGTTCTCGCTCTCGGAGGTGCCGCTGCACGGGGCGCGCAGTGTCGCGGAGGTGCAGGCGCGGGTGGCGCAGCGGGTGATGAACACGCCGCCCGGCACCTGGATTCGCGGCGGGGGGTTCCTGCTGTCGGAACTGGGCCTGAACGGGTACCCGTCGGCGGCATTGTTGGACGAGGTAAGCCCGCATCACCCGGTGCTGCTGTACTCGCGGGACCTGCACCTGAGCTGGGCGAACAGCGCGGCTCTGCGACTGGCCGGTATTCATGACGGCACGCCGGACCCGGAGGGCGGGCGGATCGTGCGGCCCCTCGGGTGCCTGCTGGAACTCGCGTCTGACCTCGTGGCCCGCGTCATTCCGGCTCCCAGTGACGCGCAGTACCTCGCGGCGGCCCGCGCCGGGGCGGACGATCTGGCTGCGCGGGGGTACGTGAGCGCGCACACCACGGCCTTCGAGCCGGTCGAGGCGCCCCGCGCCCTCCAGACGCTGGCGCAGCGGGGCGAACTGCCGCTGCGGGTGTGGGCGTGCCTGCCGCACGACCGCCTGGGGCACGCCCGCGCGCTGGGCCTGAGCCGCACGCCCGGCGGGCTGTTCCAGTGGGGAGGCGTGAAGTTCTTCGCGGACGGCGCACTCGGCAGCCGCACCGCGTGGCTGCACGCGCCCGGCTTCGCGGACGGCTCGGGCACCGGCATGCCGCTGGACCCGCCGGACCTGATCGCGGAACTGGGCCGCGAGGCCATCGAACTGGGTCTGACCCCGGTCACGCACGCCATCGGGGACCGCGCGAACACCGAGGTCCTGAACGCCTACGACCACCTGCGCCCCCACGCCGGGGCGCGCGGCATCCGCCTGCGCGTCGAGCACGCCCAGCACCTGCGCGCCGAGGACCTCCCACGCTTCCGGGGCCTGACCGCCAGCGTGCAACCCATCCACCTCCAGGCGGACGGCCCCATGATCCGCGACCTCATGCCGCACCTGGAGGGCCTCAGTTACGCCTTCCGGTCCCTGCGTGACGCCGGGGCGGTCCTCGCGTTCGGCAGCGACGCCCCGGTCGCGCCACCCGAGTACCGTGCGAACTTCGCCGCCGCCATCACCCGCGTGGACGACAGCGGCGCGCGCCTCGCGCCCAGTGAGGCCCTGACCGAACTGGACGTCCTGCACGCCCACACGCGCGGCCCCGCCCTCGCCGCCGGCTGGGACGACGAGGGCATCATCCGCCCCGGCGCCCGCGCCGCCTTCACCCTCTGGGACCGCCTCGGCGGGAACGCCCAGGCCCTGGTGCTGTAA
- a CDS encoding response regulator has translation MPRILVVDDDSAILKLVSVILSRAGHEVRTSTHPVEALDLLKVFTPDLVISDVVMPYMTGLEFLEKLRAHEQLSAIPFMLLSSHAERGDVRRGMNLGADDYLPKPFTPQDLTTAIDARLRRAGLTLQGESGMQAKGLGTAQVVWQGSAVSWVSRKALELFFYLLEHKEVTSWEAAEALWPEKDEARASSLFHTTLHRLRRSLSNEAVVSANRRYALASDLNPEYDVQRFELLAAQAEQGSLGLEELRELVTQYGHYLPGTDSPWADDVRSRLEQKQLSLLGVAARAATEAGRDRDAAQFHQRALAIDPMSEPDWQGLARALDTIGDPRARLAAQREAWWAVDLD, from the coding sequence ATGCCCCGCATCCTCGTGGTGGACGACGACTCTGCCATCCTCAAACTCGTCAGCGTGATCCTCTCCCGCGCCGGGCACGAGGTGCGCACCAGCACCCATCCCGTCGAAGCCCTCGACCTGCTGAAAGTGTTCACGCCGGACCTCGTGATCAGCGACGTGGTCATGCCGTACATGACCGGCCTGGAATTCCTGGAGAAACTCCGCGCGCACGAGCAACTGTCCGCCATTCCGTTCATGCTGCTCTCCAGCCACGCCGAACGCGGCGACGTGCGGCGCGGCATGAACCTCGGCGCGGACGACTACCTGCCCAAACCCTTCACCCCGCAGGACCTGACCACCGCCATCGACGCCCGCCTGCGCCGCGCCGGACTGACCCTCCAGGGCGAGAGCGGCATGCAGGCCAAGGGCCTGGGCACCGCGCAGGTCGTCTGGCAGGGCAGCGCCGTGTCCTGGGTCAGCCGCAAGGCCCTCGAACTGTTCTTCTACCTGCTGGAACACAAGGAAGTCACCAGCTGGGAAGCCGCCGAGGCCCTCTGGCCCGAAAAGGACGAGGCGCGCGCCAGCAGCCTGTTCCACACCACCCTGCACCGCCTGCGCCGCAGCCTGAGCAACGAAGCGGTCGTCAGCGCCAACCGCCGCTACGCGCTGGCCAGCGACCTGAACCCCGAGTACGACGTGCAACGCTTCGAACTGCTCGCCGCGCAGGCCGAACAGGGCAGCCTGGGCCTCGAGGAACTCCGGGAACTCGTCACGCAGTACGGCCACTACCTGCCCGGCACCGACAGCCCCTGGGCCGACGACGTCCGCTCCCGCCTCGAACAGAAACAACTCAGCCTGCTCGGCGTGGCCGCCCGCGCCGCCACCGAAGCCGGACGCGACCGCGACGCCGCGCAGTTCCACCAGCGCGCCCTGGCCATCGACCCCATGAGCGAACCCGACTGGCAGGGCCTCGCCCGCGCCCTCGACACCATCGGCGACCCCCGCGCCCGCCTCGCCGCGCAACGCGAAGCGTGGTGGGCCGTCGACCTCGACTGA
- a CDS encoding CHAP domain-containing protein, producing the protein MFDTREPKTVPSKAPKPKTPTPTTAPRPLKANQQRWERTFRGAAKGVTFQLRIIRRPDGHLTARYQATPGKGSGWHLEGQLRDDNTFTLKGTENKAEFQGKISPDGKTVTSSFTNITTRDTFTVSEITLRMAAWIKPAQNQQGSSSSSDIIPEQANNRTIDWEQTLTPAMRKKLPALSEPKFLDQLDEMCKRIGIPRDLLLAVMTFESADHNHGTRGLDSKADNGLGYYGLIQFGPEAAKDFGLVSAKEFQKMSATEQLPYVEKFLKTHGVPQAVAKAKAENRNITLEEIYMSILGGNANKSYNSVWKTKTSNPKGYKNNSGLDSNGDFAITPTEAADAVRLHWREVYGNNIDERSRHLERQWYTARNPDTDRDERKWRAIYHSEVFSDNLNNTFKNQPSVQRDQIQNPRQSGTVKDTSAEIKRTIRANKDWGAEIGSLDGVKAYYNDGVQSSEESASGNRNYSKDGNKYEYGLKWQCVEFVRRYYYDSLGVEFAPRSGNAEDYFDKNTPNGNVNTQRKLTQFKIGSTEKPKYQDLIIFGPNPFSSVGHVAIVSSASDDNFTIAQQNVGTKFTDTIGLEHSSVAGKKIYKISQSHSYLNVMGWLRK; encoded by the coding sequence ATGTTCGATACCAGAGAGCCAAAGACCGTACCCAGCAAAGCACCCAAACCCAAAACCCCCACCCCCACCACAGCACCCCGCCCGCTCAAAGCCAACCAGCAACGCTGGGAACGCACCTTCCGGGGCGCGGCCAAAGGCGTCACCTTCCAGCTGCGCATCATCCGCCGACCCGACGGGCACCTCACCGCCCGCTACCAAGCCACACCTGGCAAGGGCAGCGGCTGGCACCTTGAAGGGCAACTCCGCGACGACAACACCTTCACGCTGAAAGGCACCGAGAACAAAGCTGAATTTCAGGGAAAAATCAGCCCCGACGGCAAAACTGTCACCAGTAGTTTCACAAACATCACGACCAGAGATACATTCACGGTCTCTGAAATTACGTTACGCATGGCCGCTTGGATAAAGCCTGCTCAAAATCAACAAGGCAGCTCTTCATCTTCGGATATAATTCCCGAACAGGCCAACAACCGTACAATAGATTGGGAGCAAACACTGACTCCGGCGATGCGTAAGAAGCTCCCAGCCCTATCCGAGCCCAAATTTTTAGATCAATTAGATGAAATGTGCAAAAGAATCGGAATTCCAAGAGATCTTTTATTGGCAGTTATGACTTTTGAATCAGCAGACCATAATCATGGAACACGAGGACTAGATTCAAAGGCTGATAATGGGCTGGGTTATTATGGTCTGATTCAGTTCGGCCCAGAGGCAGCCAAGGATTTTGGTCTCGTGTCCGCCAAAGAATTCCAAAAAATGAGTGCTACTGAGCAATTGCCTTATGTAGAAAAATTTTTGAAAACCCATGGAGTGCCTCAGGCAGTCGCAAAAGCCAAGGCAGAAAATAGAAATATCACTCTTGAAGAGATATATATGAGTATTTTGGGCGGCAATGCGAATAAATCCTACAATTCAGTATGGAAAACCAAAACTTCAAACCCCAAAGGCTATAAGAATAATAGCGGGTTAGATTCAAATGGTGATTTTGCTATAACTCCCACAGAAGCCGCAGATGCCGTGCGACTCCACTGGAGAGAAGTTTACGGAAACAATATAGACGAACGAAGCAGACATCTCGAAAGACAATGGTACACCGCCCGCAATCCAGATACAGATAGAGACGAGAGGAAATGGAGGGCAATATACCATTCTGAAGTTTTCTCAGATAATCTGAACAATACATTCAAAAACCAGCCGTCAGTTCAGCGGGATCAGATTCAAAATCCCCGGCAATCTGGCACAGTCAAAGATACCAGTGCCGAAATAAAAAGAACTATACGCGCCAACAAGGATTGGGGAGCCGAAATCGGTTCACTCGATGGAGTCAAGGCATATTACAATGACGGAGTGCAATCGTCAGAGGAAAGCGCGTCAGGGAATCGGAATTATTCAAAGGATGGCAATAAGTATGAGTACGGCCTGAAATGGCAATGCGTAGAATTTGTCAGGCGCTACTATTATGATAGCCTAGGTGTTGAATTTGCCCCCAGATCGGGTAATGCGGAAGATTATTTTGATAAGAATACTCCGAATGGCAACGTTAATACCCAAAGAAAACTGACCCAGTTTAAGATAGGATCCACAGAGAAGCCAAAATATCAGGATTTAATCATCTTCGGCCCCAATCCATTTTCTTCCGTTGGGCATGTAGCGATCGTATCAAGTGCCTCTGACGATAACTTCACCATAGCGCAACAGAATGTAGGAACTAAGTTTACAGACACAATAGGCTTGGAGCATAGCTCGGTTGCTGGCAAGAAAATCTATAAGATATCTCAATCTCATAGTTACCTGAATGTAATGGGGTGGCTAAGGAAATGA
- the alaS gene encoding alanine--tRNA ligase — MTGPLSTAQIREKYLQFFQSKGHLHLPSYSTVAPDPTTLFTVAGMQPFKEQFMGAPAVFDGVASKRVTTAQKCVRVGDIENVGRTRRHLSLFEMMGNFSFGDYFKRDAIHWAWEFLTGAEWMGMDGSKLYVTIYEDDDEAFMYWTQEIGIDPSHVHRFGADENFWPADAPKEGPNGPCGPCSEIFYDRGPKYGDDSWADYAVTRESARFLEIWNLVFPQFDRQEPLADGTPVLRDLPFKNIDTGMGLERVASVVQDVPDFYSNDVFLPIVTRVAELSGQPYEGEVSVSHRVVAEHIRSVSMVIADGSVPSNTGRGYVVRKILRRACRHAYLLGLREPSLFKLVPIVAERMGDAYPELRENLAKVEATVRAEEESFLRTLEGGIQRLGKLLSGMERGATLSGNDAFVLYDTYGFPVDLTKEIAEEYGISVDEAGYAESLENAQNLARAGSKYGKSELFGGNMEALDGLSPTVFVGYDDLQAEGEVVALVGAGERLAHLSAGSEATVVLSRTPFYAEGGGEVGDTGRIEWDGGMGVVRDTRKTPQGVFLHDVLVESGELKEGLNVRAVVSGERQAIQRHHTATHLLQSALRAVLGSGVQQKGSLVAADRLRFDFSHGAALSADEIAAVETLVSRWVSANFAVTWQEMPIADARAAGATALFGEKYGETVRVVRVGGSVEYAGQTVSSMELCGGAHVTRTGDIGAFVILGDENVAAGVRRVEALAGEQATAWVRERLNAAARAAALLNTSPDGLEARVTGLQTQLKAAEKETVTVRRQLAEAQMGGGAGGAAQTRELGGFRVAALKLSGIEGNELRGAADKLLDQSGADMVVLAGDKGLVVKATKDAVTRGAHAGQLIGKLAAAGGGKGGGRPDMAQAGVTDADAALAALDTAF, encoded by the coding sequence ATGACTGGTCCGCTTTCTACCGCACAGATTCGCGAGAAGTACCTGCAGTTCTTCCAGAGTAAGGGGCATCTGCACCTGCCGAGTTACAGCACGGTCGCGCCGGATCCGACGACGCTGTTCACGGTGGCGGGCATGCAGCCGTTCAAGGAGCAGTTCATGGGTGCGCCGGCCGTGTTCGACGGCGTGGCCAGCAAGCGCGTGACGACGGCGCAGAAGTGCGTGCGGGTGGGCGATATCGAGAACGTGGGGCGCACGCGGCGGCACCTGAGTCTGTTCGAGATGATGGGGAACTTCAGTTTCGGTGATTACTTCAAGCGGGACGCGATTCACTGGGCGTGGGAGTTCCTGACGGGCGCCGAGTGGATGGGCATGGACGGCAGCAAGCTGTACGTGACGATCTACGAGGATGACGATGAGGCGTTCATGTACTGGACGCAGGAGATCGGGATTGACCCGAGCCACGTGCACCGCTTCGGGGCGGATGAGAACTTCTGGCCGGCGGACGCGCCGAAGGAAGGTCCGAATGGGCCGTGCGGGCCGTGCAGCGAGATCTTCTATGACCGTGGCCCGAAGTACGGGGATGACAGCTGGGCGGATTACGCGGTGACGCGTGAGAGTGCGCGGTTCCTGGAGATCTGGAATCTGGTGTTCCCGCAGTTTGACCGGCAGGAGCCGCTGGCGGACGGGACGCCCGTGCTGCGGGACCTGCCGTTCAAGAACATTGATACCGGCATGGGGCTGGAGCGCGTGGCGAGCGTGGTGCAGGACGTGCCGGACTTCTACAGTAACGACGTGTTCCTGCCGATCGTGACGCGCGTGGCGGAACTGAGCGGGCAGCCGTACGAGGGTGAGGTGAGTGTGTCTCACCGGGTGGTGGCCGAGCACATCCGCAGCGTGAGCATGGTGATCGCGGACGGGAGCGTGCCCAGCAACACGGGGCGCGGGTACGTGGTGCGGAAGATCCTGCGCCGCGCGTGCCGTCACGCGTACCTGCTGGGCCTGCGTGAGCCGAGCCTGTTCAAGCTGGTGCCCATCGTGGCCGAGCGCATGGGTGACGCGTACCCGGAACTGCGGGAGAACCTCGCGAAGGTCGAGGCGACCGTGCGGGCCGAGGAGGAGAGCTTCCTGCGGACGCTGGAGGGCGGCATTCAGCGCCTGGGTAAGCTGCTGAGCGGCATGGAGAGGGGCGCGACCCTGTCCGGCAACGACGCGTTCGTGCTGTACGACACGTACGGCTTCCCGGTGGACCTGACGAAGGAGATCGCCGAGGAGTACGGGATCAGCGTGGACGAGGCCGGGTACGCGGAGAGCCTGGAGAACGCGCAGAACCTCGCGCGGGCGGGCAGCAAGTACGGCAAGAGCGAACTGTTCGGCGGGAATATGGAGGCGCTGGACGGCCTGTCCCCCACCGTGTTCGTCGGGTATGACGACCTTCAGGCCGAGGGTGAGGTCGTGGCGCTGGTCGGTGCGGGTGAGCGGCTGGCGCACCTGAGCGCCGGGAGCGAGGCGACCGTGGTGCTGTCCCGCACGCCCTTCTACGCCGAGGGCGGCGGCGAGGTCGGCGACACCGGGCGCATCGAGTGGGACGGCGGCATGGGGGTGGTGCGCGACACCCGCAAGACGCCGCAGGGCGTGTTCCTGCACGACGTGCTGGTCGAGTCCGGCGAACTGAAGGAAGGCCTGAACGTGCGCGCCGTCGTGTCGGGCGAGCGGCAGGCCATCCAGCGGCACCACACCGCCACGCACCTGCTGCAATCTGCGCTGCGGGCCGTGCTGGGAAGCGGCGTGCAGCAGAAAGGCTCGCTGGTGGCGGCCGACCGTCTGCGCTTCGACTTCTCGCACGGCGCGGCCCTGAGTGCCGACGAGATCGCAGCGGTGGAAACCCTGGTGAGCCGCTGGGTGAGCGCGAACTTCGCGGTCACGTGGCAGGAGATGCCCATTGCCGACGCCAGGGCGGCGGGCGCGACCGCACTGTTCGGCGAGAAGTACGGCGAGACGGTGCGCGTGGTGCGCGTGGGCGGCAGCGTGGAGTACGCCGGGCAGACCGTCAGCTCCATGGAACTGTGCGGCGGCGCGCACGTGACCCGCACCGGCGACATCGGCGCATTCGTGATCCTGGGTGACGAGAACGTGGCCGCCGGGGTGCGCCGCGTGGAAGCCCTGGCGGGCGAGCAGGCCACCGCGTGGGTGCGCGAACGCCTGAACGCTGCCGCGCGGGCCGCCGCGCTGCTGAACACCAGCCCCGACGGCCTGGAAGCCCGCGTGACCGGCCTCCAGACGCAACTGAAGGCCGCCGAGAAGGAAACCGTGACCGTCCGCCGTCAACTGGCCGAGGCGCAGATGGGCGGCGGGGCCGGCGGGGCCGCGCAGACCCGCGAGCTGGGCGGCTTCAGGGTCGCCGCGCTGAAACTCTCGGGCATCGAGGGCAACGAGTTGCGCGGCGCCGCCGACAAACTGCTCGACCAGAGCGGCGCGGACATGGTCGTGCTGGCGGGCGACAAGGGCCTGGTCGTGAAGGCGACCAAGGACGCCGTGACGCGCGGCGCGCACGCCGGGCAGCTGATCGGCAAGCTCGCCGCGGCAGGCGGCGGCAAGGGTGGCGGCCGCCCCGACATGGCCCAGGCGGGCGTGACGGATGCGGACGCGGCGCTGGCGGCACTCGACACGGCGTTCTGA